One part of the Haliotis asinina isolate JCU_RB_2024 chromosome 2, JCU_Hal_asi_v2, whole genome shotgun sequence genome encodes these proteins:
- the LOC137273761 gene encoding queuine tRNA-ribosyltransferase accessory subunit 2-like: MKKNIMKFVVKSVTSGNCRLGMIENIGRCTKTVETPMCMLYTRGGSAPHLTRDLLHKIQDLPPVANMAVSMVAEHHEALKEYGQGMARFAAMQEFLVYTSLHDTNVEIPSGYNEKSGSAVWTKGGKMKIDVDLYMKVQSAVQPDWCQALSDHDTNAESSRKRAVKSVDRTLAFLDQILEQQSKTERLKNTEVFGAVEGGWNVAERERSAKETAARSVAGFVIEGFHSLGPSSETFKMSEIEEILQKTLNHLPDDKPRLMQSIWPPDEVLHAVQLGIDVFDSCYPYTVTERGGALIFQYDHHQPVHPESAGDTVTSTGYEISLKDKVYRDDFSPLLKGCPCYTCQKFTRSYINHLLNTSELLAGVLLMIHNFHHYFQFFKTIRQCLSEGMFESLKDLILKQKR; encoded by the exons ATgaagaaaaatataatgaagTTTGTTGTGAAAAGTGTTACAAGTGGGAACTGCCGTCTGGGTATGATTGAGAATATCGGAAGATGCACGAAGACAGTGGAAACACCCATGTGCATGCTGTACACGAGAGGAG GCAGTGCCCCTCATCTGACCCGAGATCTGCTACACAAGATACAAGACCTCCCTCCAGTCGCTAACATGGCTGTCAGCATGGT AGCTGAACACCATGAAGCACTTAAGGAATATGGTCAGGGGATGGCAAGATTTGCAGCTATGCAG GAGTTTCTGGTGTACACATCTCTGCATGACACAAACGTGGAGATTCCGTCTGGCTACAATGAGAAGAGTGGAAGCGCAGTGTGGACGAAAGGTGGCAAGATGAAG ATTGACGTGGACCTGTATATGAAGGTACAGTCAGCGGTCCAGCCAGACTGGTGCCAGGCCCTCAGTGATCATGACACAAATGCTGAGTCATCAAGGAAACGGGCAGTGAAATCTGTAGACAGAACATTAGCCTTCCTGGATCAAATATTAGAACAACAGTCCAAAACTGAG AGGCTGAAGAACACAGAAGTGTTTGGGGCTGTGGAGGGAGGCTGGAATGTAGCCGAGAGAGAACGGTCAGCAAAGGAGACAGCGGCCAGGTCAGTTGCAG GTTTTGTTATTGAAGGTTTTCACAGTCTTGGCCCTTCGTCTGAAACGTTCAAGATGTCTGAGATTGAAGAAATATTGCAGAAAACACTG AACCACCTCCCTGATGACAAACCAAGGCTCATGCAGTCAATATGGCCGCCAGATGAAGTTCTTCATGCAGTACAACTTGGCATTGATGTTTTTGATAGCTG CTACCCCTACACAGTGACTGAGAGAGGGGGAGCCTTGATATTCCAGTACGACCACCACCAACCAGTTCATCCAGAGTCTGCTGGGGACACAGTCACAAGCACTGGATATGAGATCTCCTTGAAAGACAAAGT TTATCGTGACGACTTCTCCCCGCTACTAAAGGGCTGTCCGTGCTACACTTGCCAAAAGTTCACCAGATCCTACATCAACCATCTGCTCAACACCTCAGAGCTTCTGGCTGGAGTGTTGCTCATGAT ACACAACTTTCATCACTACTTCCAGTTTTTCAAGACAATCAGACAGTGTTTATCAGAAGGAATGTTTGAATCTCTGAAAGATCTCATCCTCAAACAGAAAAGATGA